The Candidatus Hydrogenedens sp. genome includes a region encoding these proteins:
- a CDS encoding substrate-binding domain-containing protein, which translates to MCILKTNGYHLILVAILLPFLMLSCSGKKEITGQEKTKRIVVGASLLTQTHVFYQDLAGAMKETAEQKNIQMKIQYAEFDPRKQNDQIEMFVLQGVQALVVAPTDSSGMAPVIKQAMGKKIPVFTVDIAVKETEVICHIASDNYQGGNLLGEFLAEQLKGQGKVAIIDHPMVTSVQERVKGFEDAIKKYPGITIVQKVPGEGQRDKAMRSAQDLIASRSDLDAIFGINDDSALGALAAVESAGLQGKIKIVGFDATPEACEAIREGKSLIADIAQFPKEIGKTASETIAEFFQGKNIPPVKYIPVKLITRETLLEGQNK; encoded by the coding sequence ATGTGCATTTTAAAAACAAATGGGTACCATTTAATTTTAGTAGCAATTCTACTACCTTTTTTAATGCTTTCCTGTTCAGGAAAAAAAGAAATAACAGGGCAGGAAAAAACAAAGCGAATAGTAGTGGGGGCTTCTTTGCTAACGCAGACACATGTTTTTTATCAAGATTTGGCAGGGGCAATGAAAGAGACTGCAGAACAAAAAAATATCCAGATGAAAATTCAGTATGCAGAATTTGACCCGCGAAAACAAAACGACCAGATAGAAATGTTTGTATTACAGGGGGTTCAAGCACTGGTAGTTGCCCCTACAGATTCCAGCGGAATGGCACCCGTTATAAAGCAAGCCATGGGAAAAAAAATTCCTGTGTTCACGGTGGATATTGCTGTTAAAGAAACTGAGGTTATTTGCCATATAGCCTCCGATAATTATCAGGGTGGAAATTTGTTGGGAGAGTTTCTGGCGGAGCAATTAAAAGGACAAGGGAAAGTCGCTATTATTGACCATCCTATGGTAACATCCGTTCAGGAACGGGTTAAGGGCTTTGAAGACGCCATTAAAAAATATCCTGGAATTACTATAGTCCAAAAAGTGCCGGGCGAAGGACAACGAGACAAAGCCATGCGTTCTGCTCAGGACTTGATTGCTTCTCGCTCGGATTTAGATGCCATTTTCGGGATTAACGATGATTCTGCTTTAGGGGCTCTGGCTGCGGTAGAATCTGCAGGATTGCAGGGAAAAATAAAGATTGTCGGATTTGATGCCACACCGGAAGCATGTGAAGCCATTCGTGAAGGAAAATCGCTGATTGCAGACATTGCTCAGTTTCCGAAGGAGATTGGTAAAACGGCAAGTGAAACGATTGCGGAATTTTTTCAGGGGAAAAATATTCCTCCTGTAAAATATATTCCTGTAAAATTGATTACACGCGAAACCTTATTAGAAGGGCAAAACAAATGA
- a CDS encoding metallophosphoesterase, which produces MVSVVLCFILLVQGEANKALTDYYASLAGKAENLRMFLVADPQIGPADSSVGFERELEQTLCKMVNTANQEQVDLIVFDGDLVAFPRPDYFSAFEKAVQPLKMPMVLVHGNHDGKYEDGLFLSMQERLCGFRLPDYAFDCGSWRVVVLCTPDLLEKNDFEGQIAWLDNELHEAWRRPVMVFLHYHLLPVGLSQLEYYTYPKDRKNKLLDTIVRYGNVQYVFMGHVHNGIKASVRTAWEYQGTKFVVLPTLVPGRAFGEEYPEFNTEKDRGYFTEAIINGSDVKLIGRQLDTEAKHEYPPNFPVFTKDMDPRAFMNWCQMSSYKGIKNGDFEQGLTDWLFPVRYQAEQEPGFIHEIQKCDKLPGEQSLHLFVRYKGHAWQYDESIDAYQVLQIPDGDAKPVVKMQYYIPNSEKSFYGGGFIRVALFKDKEFCWMWVGHWGAREERVKHIPKIWAYHDGVSANPQFLDKCREERKFVSMRLPDYGYRSHHITLNISELIHSLSPDINFQSLSANTLLIMLGVWCGNEEGSFSGAWFDGIKVNWNSEEPSIIDNLSINNKMFLQPFPYNCWYTAGYDK; this is translated from the coding sequence ATGGTTTCTGTTGTTTTATGTTTTATCCTATTGGTTCAGGGCGAAGCTAACAAAGCCTTAACGGATTATTATGCTTCTCTTGCGGGAAAAGCAGAAAATCTCCGTATGTTTCTCGTAGCCGACCCGCAAATAGGTCCTGCGGATAGTTCGGTTGGATTTGAGCGGGAATTGGAACAAACATTGTGTAAAATGGTGAATACAGCAAATCAGGAGCAGGTAGATTTAATTGTTTTCGATGGCGACCTTGTTGCTTTTCCCCGTCCAGATTATTTTTCTGCATTTGAAAAGGCAGTCCAGCCTCTAAAAATGCCTATGGTTTTAGTGCATGGAAACCATGATGGGAAGTATGAGGATGGATTGTTTTTATCTATGCAGGAACGGTTGTGTGGTTTTCGTTTGCCTGATTATGCCTTTGATTGTGGTTCTTGGAGGGTAGTTGTTTTATGCACACCGGATTTATTAGAAAAGAATGATTTTGAAGGGCAGATAGCATGGTTAGATAACGAACTTCATGAAGCATGGCGGCGCCCTGTGATGGTATTTTTGCATTATCATTTATTACCTGTAGGTCTGTCCCAATTAGAATATTACACTTACCCTAAAGATAGGAAAAACAAATTATTGGACACCATAGTGCGATATGGCAATGTTCAATATGTTTTTATGGGGCATGTTCATAATGGTATTAAAGCATCTGTTCGAACGGCATGGGAATATCAGGGCACCAAATTTGTTGTTTTGCCTACTTTAGTTCCTGGAAGAGCCTTTGGAGAGGAGTATCCCGAGTTTAATACCGAAAAAGACCGTGGATATTTTACAGAAGCCATTATTAATGGTTCGGATGTAAAATTGATAGGTCGTCAATTAGATACAGAGGCAAAACATGAGTATCCACCCAACTTCCCTGTATTTACGAAAGATATGGACCCTCGTGCTTTTATGAATTGGTGCCAGATGTCATCCTACAAAGGGATTAAAAATGGTGATTTTGAACAAGGTTTAACGGATTGGTTGTTTCCTGTACGATATCAAGCAGAACAGGAACCGGGGTTTATCCATGAAATACAAAAATGTGATAAACTTCCCGGGGAACAATCCCTGCATTTATTTGTCCGATATAAAGGGCATGCGTGGCAATACGATGAAAGCATAGATGCCTATCAAGTTTTACAAATACCGGATGGTGATGCAAAACCTGTTGTTAAAATGCAATATTACATTCCGAATAGTGAAAAAAGTTTTTATGGAGGTGGATTTATACGAGTGGCTTTATTTAAGGATAAAGAATTCTGCTGGATGTGGGTAGGTCATTGGGGAGCCCGTGAGGAGCGAGTTAAACATATACCAAAAATCTGGGCTTATCATGATGGAGTGTCTGCAAACCCCCAATTTCTGGACAAATGCAGAGAAGAAAGAAAATTTGTCTCCATGAGATTGCCCGATTACGGCTACCGTTCTCATCATATAACTCTTAATATCTCTGAACTTATCCATTCCTTATCGCCGGATATAAATTTTCAATCTTTATCTGCAAATACCCTGCTCATCATGTTGGGGGTCTGGTGCGGGAATGAAGAAGGCTCGTTTAGTGGAGCGTGGTTTGATGGTATAAAAGTAAATTGGAATAGTGAAGAACCTTCCATCATTGATAATCTATCTATAAATAATAAAATGTTTTTACAACCTTTCCCCTATAATTGTTGGTATACTGCAGGATACGACAAATAG
- a CDS encoding DJ-1/PfpI family protein, which translates to MEKVLVLLAQGCEEVETVTVIDLLNRAGLEVTTACLDNEKVIHASHGALLMAQKTLNEVLNEEFDMVVLPGGLPGADHLANDTRVIRLIKDMAKAGKYVAAICAAPHILAENGLLNGKKATAYPGFLKKSDFPQIDICDEKVVVSGNIITGRGPGVAMDFALTLIEILCGEELRDKVEKTLVRY; encoded by the coding sequence ATGGAAAAAGTTTTGGTATTGTTAGCTCAAGGGTGCGAAGAGGTTGAAACGGTAACCGTAATCGATTTACTTAACCGTGCAGGCCTTGAAGTAACTACAGCCTGTCTGGATAATGAAAAAGTGATACACGCCAGCCATGGTGCCTTGCTAATGGCACAAAAAACTTTAAATGAAGTATTAAACGAAGAATTTGATATGGTTGTTTTGCCAGGGGGACTTCCCGGCGCAGACCATTTAGCAAACGATACAAGGGTAATCCGCCTAATAAAAGATATGGCAAAAGCAGGAAAATATGTTGCTGCAATATGTGCCGCACCACATATATTGGCAGAAAACGGCTTACTCAACGGGAAAAAAGCCACTGCTTATCCCGGGTTCTTAAAGAAATCCGACTTTCCTCAAATAGACATTTGTGATGAAAAGGTTGTTGTAAGTGGAAACATCATCACAGGTAGAGGTCCGGGAGTTGCCATGGATTTCGCCCTGACACTCATCGAAATTCTATGCGGAGAGGAACTACGCGATAAAGTAGAAAAAACCCTTGTCCGCTATTAA